The proteins below come from a single Hemibagrus wyckioides isolate EC202008001 linkage group LG22, SWU_Hwy_1.0, whole genome shotgun sequence genomic window:
- the fam169aa gene encoding uncharacterized protein fam169aa isoform X2 yields MEFPVDILANVDPGSLEQSAKSYMSKLLFKNLEVHEYLNIPGSKNIEIGLCNVSFVPLYGVDVKQKILALFSPDEPLKAVGLYLLDQWWSAEDILKTADSSRTGLIKVRTPGERIVLYVLNRIIYRMKEVVRDDVLFPCHGEDEIAKILWKNGEAIGFYSVKAEGSLCPKFLTHRYQIPVMDTIFIRKDHRGHGHGLHMLEDFIVSYRQEIMGLSCPLSPAMYKVCKKYLSLHPGDTELLWEIVDVGSPFQRTQIARKLQAMDLKGNQVMGKLNFDTEDSDIPKEVQETMEFTEEEVVQIKITKDAQDTPVTTLGRSSNLKRKKLGADTGEKTEKIIRVEDIETYVQCAVCKVQKDGKMSLNLKDSQLKDTMETLTHDSGNPISDITHLHCEVQNKLSLQTTHQSETKMMPVMEIQGLKSSDLQPLECQQVIEVEIVKMSLETEEVKEKAGEVKESKDDIEKDILSHGRETFEGIVEVQKDQTDMADTINKEDIEDEVEMGKKSVVENIVDDTEETEVEKEEAGAREVFFLGKEQSEQDTVEETGMVQDGLHENEQETEYKEPAPDNEEEKFSTMIQQEENSNVAYSSGSKRKYGDKCRSNYETPPRRSRRLNDQAVENELTERDLQSSYKKTISKQVYSRQSKSLKQPELLKHVKEPKVKGLKQTESQLEKEQVEETPENENVEVCCENPIAAHKENEEGIVIEKDCLDQLTTDDETSMGVDNKMDVNNAEASEPSNAEHFEEQEEEPASAEDGSNTKSTLKWQTADIPLVESIDKQQVVEMSDNEIVVVVEDKNRDSNYEEREVRLDKIEEIIISKDKDKVPEPVIADENKIEEAQEEEPMKEPNMIQSAEPKIMNIVSSLDYEVGKTSKDEKKAVIDHTEVVRNAEIEVEGKLLEPFAADAVEKQDEKPGSETGPAEEDNSTVEGRTQKLENVAVTLIDFNNVPLKHESRLKHRAAESEITERVLRSCTKAGKANSKTKAVKQQVTIQLVDDPKVEHMKNVLESLTETAVEENIELVSITTETEHEKAVELEVEEKTLGQCGAEPVEECEEEPASVTGPEKDDDTEEATSNLIRQKVAVVLMDSAIHMDAGNDVKGTSQLQEEVDLELHKQSTDTESQVDHTEKEQAVETDETVESEESDLLNDEDRAPKSAFNDDENTEETDTVQEIPGENPKSLHLIESSEDVECELSDVLIKLDEEEENEAKSVTPLRRSIRLKDQAAGSELTKSVLRRSARLTNKATPQQRHKQQIKAMMQEPKQDESQNNDMNIILGSEFAVGEHMEPETVPKNEISVVQGTCEEGVSLEKENIEADDYENIMSIRKSHGDDVEENIRREDVAEQDKMAPEDTKHGEAEQICTSEYVKEGEDKIQEDTLTLQKASVVLVDVIKDLPNLTGEFSSAFAASQEESNKFEMSEQAVNIPEEVTDELQTEAVEVENMETESVNPSEDDLSHLNPAAQDTAEDERSVVMNMIEDEATDTSKLIVEKYIDESKVEEESKTEQFILQDPVLTEESDHVECLETAKLATDLAPEEDMENAAKSTSMLKLHQVHVHMDDERQSSEIETDEKETTQKSQENKLVTKDNIANEEKVLTEMNVTENVTERIEEEEDEEQAAVVELGFDNTLITNDEQVGDSLAKEDVKDDLKEIEDTTLKVKSTSTELDTNKTLVECQESITPAQGDSVQESRNFKHRTVPVMHTQERKSGHLQNIYKGTKINENTEEESSDEEVETVFTRHLRGRTVTVTPRRSKRLTVIQAAEMEMEQHVTNVCHEIVAVQGTEETRTAVEETCETNSKYDSEEIPSVSEAERKDQNQDNDLPGNDAEKVEGVTDGRKAMVGETVDHKEVETKRREILVEVDLPDENQEKEVRSANSKQESDQQDHALEETLLEKTFEKELSKRMEEQCLEEAKESAINIWITDQSVSLDQSEEGKGVERRALRERTITIKPTSVRKSKRLTVNGKQDHGQNDGQTVVWANTEDSAPVEATVIEMTDVQSHKENKTTDQGKGQEIKDTNSIGGEISQDKTYGDAENSQENTETEDKTEFLCVSTEDTHSKIVAQEEEKVEENRKKHSATEDIMESGNNAGKSEKVADKPQEVEDTQEESEKNVEEMPEAQITLDETFTLELDEEIDNNECNQVVEETKASFQESEKEITDTEQESGLKSATASPGQRSARRRRGLLQDFQSEMEDKSKADEVKDMIGGKEEKKPHQKRKPVDELTPRRSKRLARAEIV; encoded by the exons ATGGAGTTCCCTGTGGATATATTGGCCAATGTGGATCCTGGATCCCTGGAGCAGTCAGCAAAAAGCTACATGTCTAAACTTCTCTTCAAAAATTTAGAAGTACATGAGTACCTCAACATACCTGGATCTAAGAAT ATAGAGATTGGCCTCTGTAATGTGAGTTTTGTCCCTCTCTATGGAGTTGACGTTAAACAAAAGATCCTTGCACTATTTTCACCTGACGAACCTCTTAAAG CGGTCGGACTCTACCTGTTGGATCAGTGGTGGTCAGCTGAAGATATTCTTAAAACAGCAGACTCCTCACGAACAGGACTGATTAAG GTAAGAACTCCTGGAGAGAGGATAGTTCTGTATGTCCTTAACAGAATCATATACAGAATGAAAGAGGTGGTCAGGGACGATGTGCTCTTTCCTTGCCATGGAGAAGATGAAATTGCCAAAATCCTCTGGAAAAATGGCGAGGCCATTGGCTTTTATTCAGTCAAAGCTGAAG GGAGCTTGTGCCCAAAATTCTTGACCCACCGTTATCAGATTCCTGTCATGGATACCATATTCATTCGGAAAGATCACCGTGGACATGGACATGGTCTCCATATGCTGGAGGACTTTATTGTCAGCTACAGACAAGAAATTATGGGTTTGTCATGTCCACTCTCACCAGCCATGTACAAAG TTTGTAAAAAGTACCTGAGTCTTCATCCAGGTGACACAGAGCTGCTGTGGGAAATAGTGGATGTAGGAAGCCCTTTTCAGAGAACTCAAATAGCCAGAAAATTACAAGCAATGGACCTAAAAG GAAATCAAGTCATGGGGAAACTGAATTTTGATACAGAAGACAGTGATATCCCAAAGGAAGTCCAGGAGACTATGGAGTTCACAGAG GAGGAGGTTGTCcagattaaaataacaaaag ATGCACAGGACACACCAGTTACAACTCTTGGCAGGAGCAGCAATCTGAAGCGTAAAAAGCTTGGAGCAGACACAGGAGAAAAAACTGAGAAAATCATCAG GGTGGAAGACATTGAGACTTATGttcagtgtgcagtgtgcaagGTGCAGAAGGATGGCAAAATGTCTTTGAATTTAAAAGACTCTCAACTCAAG gaCACAATGGAGACATTGACACATGATTCTGGCAACCCCATATCAGATATTACCCATCTTCACTGTGAAGTGCAAAACAAACTGAGCCTTCAAACTACCCATCAGTCTGAAACAAAAATGATGCCTGTTATGGAAATCCAAGGCCTAAAGAGCAGTGATCTCCAACCTTTAGAATGTCAGCAGGTGATAGAAGTGGAGATTGTTAAGATGTCATTAGAAACAGAAGAGGTAAAAGAAAAAGCTGGAGAGGTGAAAGAAAGTAAAGATGACATTGAAAAAGACATACTTTCACATGGGAGAGAAACCTTTGAAGGAATAGTAGAAGTACAAAAAGATCAAACAGATATGGCAGACACTATCAACAAAGAAGATATAGAAGATGAAGTAGagatggggaaaaaatcagTGGTCGAAAACATTGTTGATGACACAGAAGAGACAGAAGTAGAGAAGGAGGAAGCTGGAGCTCGGGAGGTGTTTTTCTTAGGAAAAGAGCAAAGTGAGCAAGACACAGTTGAAGAGACTGGCATGGTTCAGGATGGTTTGCatgaaaatgaacaggaaaCTGAATACAAAGAACCAGCTCCTGATAACGAAGAGGAGAAATTCAGTACTATGATTCAACAAGAGGAAAACTCAAACGTAGCTTACAGTTCAGGCTCAAAAAGGAAATATGGTGACAAATGTAGATCAAACTATGAAACTCCACCGAGGCGCTCTAGAAGACTCAATGATCAGGCTGTAGAAAATGAACTGACAGAAAGAGATCTCCAAAGTTCTTATAAGAAAACAATTTCTAAACAAGTGTACAGTAGACAATCCAAATCTTTAAAGCAGCCAGAGTTACTCAAACACGTAAAAGAACCTAAAGTAAAAGGATTAAAGCAAACAGAATCTCAGCTTGAAAAAGAACAGGTAGAAGAAACTCCTGAAAATGAGAATGTGGAAGTCTGTTGTGAAAATCCGATCGCAGCTCATAAGGAGAATGAAGAAGGAATAGTTATCGAGAAGGATTGTTTAGATCAACTAACAACTGATGATGAAACTTCCATGGGAGTGGACAACAAAATGGATGTTAATAATGCTGAAGCCTCTGAACCATCTAATGCAGAACACTTTGAAGAGCAAGAAGAAGAACCAGCTTCAGCAGAAGATGGCAGCAACACAAAATCAACTCTGAAATGGCAAACAGCAGACATCCCTCTTGTTGAATCCATAGATAAACAGCAAGTGGTAGAAATGTCAGACAATGAAATTGTGGTTGTGGTTGAGGACAAAAATAGAGATAGCAATTATGAAGAAAGAGAAGTAAGACTTGACAAGATTGAGGAAATCATTATATCAAAGGATAAAGACAAAGTTCCAGAGCCAGTTATTGCAGATGAAAACAAGATCGAGGAGGCTCAAGAAGAGGAACCTATGAAAGAACCTAACATGATTCAAAGTGCGGAACCAAAAATTATGAACATTGTGTCAAGTCTTGATTATGAAGTTGGCAAGACTTCCAAGGATGAGAAAAAAGCAGTTATTGATCATACTGAGGTGGTCAGAAATGCTGAAATAGAGGTTGAAGGAAAATTATTGGAACCATTTGCTGCAGATGCTGTTGAAAAGCAGGATgagaaaccaggctcagaaaCAGGGCCAGCAGAGGAAGATAATAGCACAGTAGAAGGCAGAACTCAGAAACTGGAAAACGTTGCTGTTACGCTTATAGATTTTAACAATGTCCCTCTCAAACATGAAAGTAGACTCAAGCATCGAGCAGCAGAAAGTGAAATTACAGAAAGAGTTCTGAGGAGCTGTACAAAAGCTGGTAAAGCAAATTCTAAAACAAAAGCTGTAAAGCAACAAGTGACAATACAACTAGTAGATGATCCTAAAGTTGAGCATATGAAGAATGTTCTGGAGTCACTCACTGAAACTGCTGTGGAAGAGAATATTGAGTTAGTAAGCATCACCACTGAAACTGAACATGAGAAAGCGGTTGAATTAGAGGTTGAAGAAAAAACACTCGGACAGTGCGGTGCAGAACCTGTTGAAGAGTGTGAAGAGGAACCAGCCTCAGTAACAGGGCCAGAAAAGGATGATGACACAGAAGAAGCCACATCAAATTTGATACGGCAAAAGGTTGCTGTTGTGCTTATGGATTCCGCAATACATATGGATGCTGGTAATGATGTTAAGGGAACTTCACAGCTACAGGAGGAAGTAGATCTTGAACTTCATAAGCAAAGTACTGATACAGAATCTCAGGTTGATCACACCGAAAAAGAGCAAGCAGTGGAAACAGATGAAACGGtggagagtgaggagagtgatTTACTGAATGATGAAGACAGAGCTCCAAAGTCAGCCTTCAATGATGATGAAAACACAGAAGAGACAGATACTGTTCAAGAAATACCAGGTGAGAATCCAAAAAGTCTGCATCTCATTGAGTCAAGTGAAGATGTTGAATGTGAGCTATCAGATGTTCTGATTAAACtagatgaagaggaagagaatgAGGCAAAGTCGGTAACCCCATTACGACGCTCTATCAGGCTCAAGGATCAGGCTGCAGGAAGTGAACTGACCAAAAGTgttctcaggagatcagcaagACTGACAAACAAAGCCACTCCACAACAAAGacacaaacaacaaatcaaAGCCATGATGCAGGAACCTAAACAAGATGAGTCTCAGAATAATGACATGAACATTATTTTAGGGTCTGAGTTTGCAGTAGGAGAGCACATGGAGCCAGAGACTGTTCCAAAAAATGAGATTTCAGTTGTACAGGGCACCTGTGAAGAAGGAGTAAGTTTGGAAAAGGAAAATATAGAAGCTGATGACTATGAGAACATTATGAGCATAAGGAAATCCCATGGAGATGATGTAGAGGAAAATATAAGGAGAGAAGATGTTGCAGAACAAGACAAGATGGCACCTGAAGATACAAAACATGGAGAAGCTGAACAAATCTGCACATCTGAATATGTGAAAGAAGGTGAAGATAAAATACAAGAAGATACTTTGACACTGCAAAAAGCTTCTGTTGTACTTGTGGATGTCATAAAAGATCTCCCCAATCTAACAGGTGAGTTTAGTTCTGCTTTTGCAGCTTCTCAGGAGGAAAGTAACAAATTTGAAATGAGTGAACAAGCAGTGAATATTCCTGAAGAGGTGACAGACGAATTACAGACTGAAGCTGTAGAGGTAGAGAACATGGAGACAGAGTCAGTAAATCCTAGTGAAGACGATCTCTCACATCTGAATCCCGCTGCACAGGACACCGCTGAGGATGAGAGAAGTGTAGTGATGAATATGATAGAGGACGAGGCAACTGATACCAGTAAGCTTATAGTAGAGAAGTACATTGATGAAAGTAAGGTGGAGGAAGAATCCAAAACAGAACAGTTTATTCTGCAAGATCCTGTTTTAACTGAAGAATCGGATCATGTGGAATGTTTAGAGACAGCTAAACTGGCCACAGATTTGGCACCAGAAGAGGACATGGAGAATGCAGCCAAGTCCACTTCCATGTTAAAACTACATCAAGTTCATGTGCATATGGATGATGAAAGGCAATCAAGTGAAATTGAGACAGATGAGAAGGAAACAACACAAAAGTCCCAGGAAAATAAATTGGTAACCAAGGATAATATTGCAAATGAAGAGAAGGTATTGACTGAGATGAATGTAACAGAAAATGTTACAgaaagaatagaagaagaagaagacgaagaacaAGCAGCAGTAGTGGAACTGGGTTTCGataacacactcattacaaaTGATGAACAAGTTGGGGATAGTCTTGCAAAAGAAGATGTGAAAGATGATTTGAAAGAAATAGAAGACACTACCTTAAAAGTTAAATCTACTTCAACAGAACTGGATACAAATAAAACTCTGGTAGAGTGTCAAGAAAGTATAACACCTGCCCAAGGTGACAGTGTCCAGGAAAGTAGAAATTTCAAGCATAGGACTGTACCAGTGATGCATACACAAGAAAGAAAGTCTGGACATCtccaaaatatatacaaaggaaccaaaataaatgaaaacacagAAGAGGAGAGCTCAGATGAAGAAGTTGAAACTGTATTCACAAGACATCTAAGAGGAagaacagtaacagtaacaccgAGAAGATCTAAACGTCTCACAGTCATACAAGCTgcagagatggagatggagcaACATGTGACTAATGTTTGTCATGAAATAGTAGCAGTGCAAGGCACTGAAGAGACCAGGACTGCTGTGGAAGAGACGTGCGAGACCAATTCAAAATACGACAGTGAGGAAATACCTTCTGTCTCTGAAGCAGAGAGGAAAGACCAGAACCAAGATAATGATCTACCTGGAAATGATGCAGAAAAGGTGGAGGGGGTGACTGATGGAAGAAAAGCTATGGTAGGAGAAACTGTTGATCATAAGGAGGTAGAAACAAAACGCAGGGAAATTCTAGTAGAAGTTGATCTACCAGATGAAAATCAGGAGAAAGAAGTAAGAAGTGCAAATTCCAAACAGGAAAGTGACCAACAGGATCATGCTCTGGAGGAAACGTTGCTTGAGAAAACATTTGAAAAAGAACTTAGTAAGAGAATGGAAGAACAATGCCTTGAAGAAGCAAAAGAGAGTGCTATAAACATTTGGATTACAGATCAGTCAGTAAGTCTTGATCAGTCAGAAGAAGGCAAAGGTGTTGAAAGAAGGGCCTTGAGAGAACGAACAATAACTATCAAACCCACTTCTGTAAGGAAATCTAAACGACTCACGGTCAACGGCAAACAGGATCACGGTCAAAATGATGGGCAAACAGTTGTGTGGGCAAATACTGAAGATTCTGCACCTGTAGAGGCAACAGTAATTGAGATGACTGATGTGCAGTcacataaagaaaataaaaccacTGATCAAGGAAAAGGTCAAGAAATAAAGGACACCAATTCTATAGGTGGAGAAATCTCACAGGACAAAACTTATGGAGATGCTGAAAACAGCCaagaaaacacagagacagaagatAAAACAGAGTTTCTATGTGTGTCAACAGAAGATACGCATAGTAAGATAGTggcacaagaagaagaaaaggttGAGGAGAACAGGAAAAAACATTCGGCAACAGAGGATATAATGGAGTCTGGAAACAATGCAGGCAAATCTGAGAAAGTAGCTGATAAACCCCAAGAAGTCGAAGACACTCAAGAGGAAAGTGAGAAGAATGTAGAGGAAATGCCTGAAGCCCAGATAACTCTAGATGAAACCTTCACCTTGGAGCTGGATGAAGAGATTGACAATAATGAGTGTAATCAAGTGGTTGAGGAGACCAAAGCTTCATTTCaggaaagtgaaaaagaaatcaCAGATACAGAACAAGAGTCTGGACTGAAATCAGCAACAGCTTCACCTGGACAAAGATCAGCTAGGAGAAGAAGGGGATTGCTACAAGATTTTCAGAGTGAAATGGAAGATAAGTCAAAGGCAGATGAGGTAAAAGACATGAttggaggaaaagaggaaaagaaacctCATCAAAAAAGAAAGCCTGTAGATGAGCTAACACCTCGTAGATCGAAACGGCTTGCAAGAGCAGAAATTgtgtaa